The Candidatus Methylomirabilota bacterium genome includes a region encoding these proteins:
- a CDS encoding UDP-N-acetylmuramate dehydrogenase produces MDLIENASLASRTTLRVGGPARWLVKARDEASVLDALDWAAARGVTVRVLGGGSNVVVADEGVNALVLQIALRGVTVEGPGPATAGAIEVTAAAGEPWDDFVRATVERGWAGLECLSGIPGLVGATPIQNVGAYGQDVSQTIARLRVVDRRTRRPVTLDAAACRFGYRDSLFRSAEPERYVVLAVTLRLAPGGAPTVRYAELERHVASRGAGAPTLAEVRESVLAIRRAKSMVLEEGDENRRSCGSFFVNPVVGAGEAARVAALAAPGGGMPQWAEPDGRVKLSAAWLIERAGFTRGERMGAVGLSTRHTLAIVCHDGARAADVAAFARRVRGRVAERFGVRLAPEPVFWGAIGLDEPA; encoded by the coding sequence GTGGATCTCATCGAGAACGCCTCGCTGGCGTCGCGCACGACGCTGCGCGTGGGCGGCCCCGCGCGCTGGCTCGTCAAGGCGCGGGACGAAGCCTCCGTGCTCGACGCGCTCGACTGGGCGGCGGCGCGCGGGGTCACGGTGCGCGTGCTCGGCGGCGGCTCCAACGTGGTCGTGGCGGACGAGGGCGTGAACGCGCTCGTGCTCCAGATCGCGCTCCGCGGAGTGACCGTCGAGGGGCCGGGCCCGGCCACCGCGGGCGCGATCGAGGTGACGGCGGCCGCGGGGGAGCCCTGGGACGACTTCGTGCGCGCCACGGTCGAGCGCGGCTGGGCCGGCCTCGAGTGCCTCTCTGGAATCCCCGGCCTCGTGGGCGCGACGCCGATTCAGAACGTGGGCGCCTACGGTCAGGACGTGAGCCAGACTATCGCGCGCCTGCGGGTGGTGGACCGCCGCACCCGGCGTCCCGTGACCCTCGACGCGGCGGCCTGCCGCTTCGGGTATCGCGACAGTCTCTTTCGCAGCGCGGAGCCCGAGCGCTACGTGGTCCTTGCCGTCACGCTCCGGCTGGCTCCCGGCGGCGCGCCCACAGTCCGCTACGCCGAGCTCGAGCGCCACGTGGCCTCGCGCGGCGCGGGCGCGCCCACCCTCGCCGAGGTGCGCGAGAGCGTGCTCGCGATCCGCCGCGCCAAGTCCATGGTGCTCGAGGAGGGCGACGAGAACCGCCGCTCGTGCGGCTCGTTCTTCGTGAACCCGGTCGTCGGGGCCGGGGAGGCCGCGCGTGTGGCTGCGCTCGCCGCCCCGGGCGGTGGCATGCCGCAGTGGGCCGAGCCCGACGGGCGCGTCAAGCTTTCGGCGGCCTGGCTCATCGAGCGCGCTGGCTTCACGCGGGGCGAGCGCATGGGCGCGGTGGGTCTCTCCACGCGGCACACGCTCGCCATCGTGTGCCACGACGGCGCGCGCGCCGCCGACGTCGCCGCCTTCGCGCGGCGCGTGCGCGGGCGCGTGGCCGAGCGGTTCGGCGTGCGCCTCGCGCCCGAGCCAGTCTTCTGGGGCGCGATCGGGCTGGACGAGCCCGCGTGA
- a CDS encoding LLM class flavin-dependent oxidoreductase, with product MKFGIGLSVQHRPEESQARRFQEHLEQVRLAKRVGFHSIWSSQHYLSDPFTYFQPIPTLARVAAEAEGMTLGTGVILLPLHQPVDLAEQLATLDVITGGRLIVGLGLGYRDVENLAMGHDPSARVGRMVEGLQALDRLWTGEPASFEGKHFQLRDARISMPPLQRPRPPIWLAANGDAGVKRAARLADTWLINPHTTLPTLERQLALFHAERAAGGRPRAAEIPLLRECYVTDSRAAAFAEARPILEPKYKAYQRWEQDKALPQGETWSDAFEELARDRFVIGDPVQVREEIARYRERLGVTAMMFRLQWPGMDQERVLRSIRLLGEQVLPHFA from the coding sequence ATGAAATTCGGCATCGGGCTCTCGGTCCAGCACCGCCCGGAGGAGTCGCAGGCCCGCCGCTTCCAGGAGCACCTCGAGCAGGTGCGCCTGGCCAAGCGCGTGGGCTTCCACTCGATCTGGTCGAGCCAGCACTATCTCTCCGACCCCTTCACCTACTTTCAGCCCATTCCCACCCTGGCCCGCGTCGCCGCGGAGGCGGAGGGCATGACGCTTGGGACGGGCGTGATCCTCCTCCCCCTGCATCAGCCGGTGGATCTCGCCGAGCAGCTCGCGACCCTCGATGTCATCACCGGCGGGCGCCTCATCGTGGGCCTCGGCCTCGGCTATCGGGACGTGGAGAATCTCGCGATGGGCCACGACCCGAGCGCGCGCGTCGGCCGGATGGTGGAAGGACTCCAGGCGCTGGATCGCCTCTGGACGGGCGAGCCGGCCTCCTTCGAGGGCAAGCATTTCCAGCTCCGCGACGCGCGCATCTCGATGCCACCGCTACAGCGGCCGCGGCCGCCCATCTGGCTCGCCGCCAACGGCGATGCCGGCGTGAAGCGCGCAGCGCGGCTCGCCGACACCTGGCTCATCAACCCCCACACCACGCTGCCGACGCTCGAGCGCCAGCTCGCCCTCTTCCACGCCGAGCGCGCCGCCGGCGGGCGTCCGCGCGCGGCGGAGATTCCGCTCCTCCGCGAGTGCTATGTCACGGACAGCCGGGCCGCGGCGTTCGCGGAGGCCCGGCCCATCCTCGAGCCCAAGTACAAGGCCTATCAGCGCTGGGAGCAGGACAAGGCGTTGCCGCAGGGGGAGACGTGGAGCGACGCGTTCGAGGAGCTGGCGCGCGACCGCTTTGTCATCGGCGACCCCGTGCAGGTCCGCGAGGAGATCGCGCGTTACCGCGAGCGCCTGGGAGTCACCGCCATGATGTTCCGCCTGCAGTGGCCGGGCATGGACCAGGAGCGGGTGCTGCGGTCGATCCGCCTGCTCGGCGAGCAGGTCCTGCCGCACTTCGCCTGA
- a CDS encoding DUF3237 family protein produces the protein MIGLAPLFHVSAEVGEVRSLGPAPGGERRVVPILGGTFTGEGLEGEVLGGGADWQWRRDDGTLDIDAHYALRERGGAVIEVRSRGLRTGAADVLERLARGEDVDPAAYYFRTALRFTTGDARLGWLNRVLGLATAARRARRVELDVYRVL, from the coding sequence GTGATTGGGCTCGCGCCGCTCTTCCACGTGTCGGCCGAGGTGGGCGAGGTGCGCTCGCTGGGGCCGGCTCCCGGGGGAGAGCGTCGCGTGGTGCCCATTCTCGGCGGCACCTTTACGGGCGAGGGGCTGGAGGGGGAGGTGCTGGGCGGTGGCGCTGACTGGCAGTGGCGCCGCGACGACGGCACGCTGGACATCGACGCCCACTACGCCCTGCGCGAGCGCGGCGGCGCCGTGATCGAGGTGCGGAGCCGCGGGCTGCGCACCGGCGCCGCCGACGTGCTGGAGCGGCTCGCGCGCGGGGAAGACGTGGATCCGGCAGCCTACTACTTCCGCACCGCGCTGCGCTTCACCACCGGCGACGCGCGGCTCGGCTGGCTGAACCGCGTGCTCGGCCTCGCCACCGCCGCCCGCCGCGCGCGCCGGGTCGAGCTGGACGTCTACCGGGTGCTGTAG
- a CDS encoding PEP-CTERM sorting domain-containing protein yields MRIGRFLVAALVMTLTGAPAVSHAFSIIQGIGAAGTQTAVADFRTAVGDPNNGNDPGPLSSGRREINWDGGGNPNGSPGVTPFEVFQNRGVIFTTPGSGFQQAPISTGTGNLSDVFGVDYSTTFQTFSPVRLFVPVGSTETVGVFSAAGTNGLIPGGTSAFGAVFTDVDLADSTTIELFGLSGDLLASVHVPAAPGNGELSFLGIILDPSDELAHRVRITTGTNALGVADNPGQGIDVVAMDDFIFAEPQVVPEPSALLLVGVGLLALGVAARTRRCGAGYSTR; encoded by the coding sequence ATGCGTATCGGTCGATTCCTCGTGGCCGCACTCGTCATGACGCTCACTGGCGCGCCCGCTGTGAGTCACGCCTTCAGCATCATCCAGGGGATCGGCGCCGCGGGCACCCAGACCGCCGTGGCCGACTTCCGCACCGCCGTGGGCGACCCGAACAACGGAAACGACCCCGGGCCCCTGTCGTCCGGGCGGCGAGAAATCAACTGGGACGGCGGCGGCAACCCGAACGGCTCGCCCGGCGTCACCCCGTTCGAGGTATTCCAGAATCGCGGCGTCATCTTCACGACCCCGGGGTCCGGCTTCCAGCAGGCGCCGATCTCGACCGGTACCGGCAATCTGTCGGACGTGTTCGGCGTTGACTACAGCACGACGTTCCAGACCTTCAGCCCGGTACGCCTTTTCGTCCCCGTCGGAAGCACCGAGACCGTGGGCGTCTTCTCTGCCGCGGGGACGAACGGCCTCATCCCTGGCGGCACGAGCGCCTTCGGCGCCGTGTTCACCGACGTGGATCTGGCCGACTCGACTACCATCGAACTGTTCGGCCTGTCGGGCGACCTACTCGCGTCGGTGCATGTGCCGGCGGCGCCGGGGAACGGCGAGCTCTCCTTCCTCGGCATCATCCTCGATCCCTCCGATGAGCTCGCGCACCGCGTTCGCATCACCACCGGCACGAACGCGCTGGGCGTGGCGGACAATCCCGGCCAGGGCATCGACGTGGTTGCGATGGACGACTTCATCTTCGCCGAACCTCAGGTCGTGCCGGAGCCGAGCGCGCTGCTGCTGGTGGGCGTGGGCCTTCTCGCCCTCGGTGTGGCCGCCCGGACGCGGCGGTGCGGCGCCGGCTACAGCACCCGGTAG
- a CDS encoding CaiB/BaiF CoA-transferase family protein: MSSLPLSPYTVIDLTRARSGPTCVRQLADMGAQVIQISAREDEQGDFPRRGFDSQNLHRNKRSITLDLKSPKGIDILKRLIAKADVVVENFRPDVKRRLGIDYETLAQDNPRLIYGSISGFGQSGPYRDRPGYDQIAQGMGGLMSITGLPGQGPVRVGIPVADLTAGIFLAQGILAALLERERSGRGQWVHTSLLQAMITMLDFQAARWLIAGEIPPQAGNDHPTAIPTGVFKTKDGHINIAASGQNMFRRLCEALGTEPLLEDPRFKTAPDRSKHRKALAPELEKAFATKTSAEWVEVLNVKGVPSGPILDVKQVFENEQVKHLQMAVPVKHPALGEVMVQAPPVTLSRTPASVRRHSPDTGEHTDEILSELGFSQAEIRDLRAEKVV; encoded by the coding sequence ATGAGCAGCCTGCCGCTGTCGCCCTACACCGTGATCGATCTCACCCGCGCGCGCTCGGGTCCCACGTGCGTGCGCCAGCTCGCCGACATGGGGGCGCAGGTGATACAGATCTCCGCCCGTGAGGACGAGCAGGGCGACTTTCCCCGGCGCGGATTCGACAGCCAGAACCTCCACCGGAACAAGCGGTCGATCACGCTCGACCTCAAGTCGCCCAAGGGCATCGACATCCTCAAGCGGCTCATCGCCAAGGCCGACGTCGTCGTGGAGAACTTCCGCCCCGACGTGAAGCGCCGCCTCGGCATCGACTACGAGACGTTGGCTCAAGACAACCCCCGGCTCATCTACGGCAGCATCTCGGGCTTCGGGCAGAGCGGGCCCTATCGGGACCGGCCGGGCTACGACCAGATCGCGCAGGGGATGGGCGGACTCATGTCCATCACCGGCCTGCCGGGGCAGGGGCCGGTGCGCGTGGGCATCCCCGTCGCGGACCTCACCGCCGGCATCTTTCTCGCCCAGGGGATTCTCGCGGCCTTGCTCGAGCGCGAGCGCTCGGGCCGCGGCCAGTGGGTGCACACCTCGCTGCTCCAGGCCATGATCACCATGCTCGACTTCCAGGCGGCGCGCTGGCTCATCGCCGGCGAGATCCCGCCCCAGGCGGGCAACGATCACCCGACGGCGATCCCCACCGGCGTGTTCAAGACCAAGGACGGGCACATCAACATCGCCGCGTCCGGCCAGAACATGTTCCGTCGGCTCTGCGAGGCGCTGGGCACCGAGCCCTTGCTCGAGGATCCGCGCTTCAAGACCGCGCCCGATCGCTCCAAGCATCGCAAGGCGCTGGCGCCGGAGCTCGAGAAGGCCTTTGCGACGAAGACCAGCGCGGAGTGGGTGGAGGTCCTCAATGTCAAGGGCGTGCCCTCGGGGCCCATCCTCGACGTGAAGCAGGTGTTCGAGAACGAGCAGGTGAAGCATCTGCAGATGGCGGTGCCCGTGAAGCACCCGGCTCTCGGCGAGGTCATGGTGCAGGCGCCGCCCGTCACGCTCTCGCGCACGCCCGCCTCGGTGCGCCGGCACTCGCCGGACACCGGCGAGCACACGGATGAGATCCTGAGCGAGCTAGGGTTTTCTCAGGCGGAGATCAGGGATTTGCGCGCCGAGAAGGTCGTGTAG
- a CDS encoding alpha/beta hydrolase, protein MPTARVDGIGLFYEEVGGGVPLVFVHEFAGDYQSWHLQVRFFARRYRTIAYNARGYPPSEVPKDPAAYSQERAAEDIRGLLDALGIRKAHICGLSMGGYATLHFGLRHPDRALSLVVAGAGYGSMAGERERFKKDVEETARRFVDDGIVAVADFYTKGPTRVQLMDKDPKGWRELYDQFVAQSAEGHALTMRGVQMNRPSVYELEKGLERLEVPTLIVTGDEDEPCLEPALYLKRKIRSSGLLVLPKSGHTVNLEEPEAFNRAVLDFLTAVDAGRWPLRNPRSISQSAILPPDQGART, encoded by the coding sequence ATGCCCACTGCGCGCGTCGACGGGATCGGTCTTTTCTACGAGGAGGTAGGCGGGGGAGTCCCCCTCGTCTTCGTCCACGAGTTCGCGGGCGACTATCAGAGCTGGCATCTGCAGGTGCGCTTCTTCGCGCGCCGCTACCGGACCATCGCGTACAACGCCCGCGGCTATCCGCCGTCGGAGGTGCCGAAGGATCCCGCCGCGTACTCGCAGGAGCGCGCCGCCGAGGACATCCGGGGGCTGCTCGATGCGCTGGGCATCAGGAAGGCGCACATCTGCGGGCTCTCCATGGGCGGCTACGCCACGCTCCACTTCGGCCTCCGTCATCCCGACCGCGCGCTGTCGCTGGTGGTGGCGGGCGCGGGCTACGGCAGCATGGCCGGCGAGCGTGAGCGCTTCAAGAAGGACGTCGAGGAGACGGCGCGGCGCTTCGTGGACGACGGAATCGTCGCGGTGGCGGATTTCTACACCAAGGGCCCCACGCGCGTGCAGCTCATGGACAAGGACCCCAAGGGCTGGCGGGAGCTCTACGATCAGTTCGTCGCCCAGTCCGCCGAGGGCCACGCGCTGACCATGCGCGGCGTGCAGATGAATCGGCCCTCGGTGTACGAGCTCGAGAAGGGCCTCGAGCGGCTCGAGGTGCCTACCTTGATCGTCACCGGCGACGAGGACGAGCCCTGCCTCGAGCCTGCCCTCTATCTCAAGCGCAAGATCCGCTCGTCCGGCCTGCTCGTCCTGCCCAAGTCCGGCCACACCGTCAACCTCGAGGAGCCCGAAGCGTTCAATCGCGCCGTCCTCGATTTCCTGACCGCCGTCGACGCCGGCCGCTGGCCTCTGCGGAACCCGCGCTCGATCAGCCAGTCCGCCATACTGCCGCCCGACCAAGGAGCCCGGACATGA
- a CDS encoding ABC transporter substrate-binding protein encodes MRRLTVPMPFHTPFYALLPAGVALGHFAEEGLDVSVVPASRYPRGTMQALLDGELEICLGGLMRSFELADREGIHVAHFAEACSRNAFFLLSRRPQPRFRFADLIGKTVLGFLEAPTPWQCLLTVLRRHAVDPARVRIERHRPMADAAAAFRAGEGDYLETTQPIVETLLREGAAHIAVSMGEATGPLPFTSYMAAPALLSREPETVRHFTRAVYRTQHWLAGRAAAEIAKVVAREYAEVSAPVLEAAIARYQRQDTWARDPLLRRSGYDVLQHILSSGGFIRRYHRYADLVDTAFATSAMDALSEKLTK; translated from the coding sequence ATGCGCCGCCTGACCGTGCCGATGCCGTTCCACACCCCGTTCTACGCGCTCCTTCCCGCCGGAGTCGCCCTCGGCCACTTCGCCGAGGAGGGCCTCGACGTCAGCGTGGTGCCCGCCTCCCGCTATCCGCGCGGGACGATGCAGGCGCTCCTCGACGGAGAGCTCGAGATCTGCCTCGGCGGCCTCATGCGAAGCTTCGAGCTGGCCGATCGCGAGGGCATTCACGTGGCGCACTTCGCCGAGGCGTGCAGCCGCAACGCCTTCTTTCTCCTCTCGCGCCGGCCCCAGCCGCGCTTCCGCTTCGCCGATCTCATCGGCAAGACGGTGCTCGGCTTCCTCGAGGCGCCGACACCATGGCAATGCCTCCTCACGGTCCTGCGGCGCCACGCGGTGGATCCCGCGCGGGTGCGCATCGAGCGCCACCGGCCCATGGCGGACGCGGCGGCGGCGTTCCGCGCCGGCGAGGGCGACTACCTGGAGACGACGCAGCCCATCGTCGAGACGCTGCTGCGGGAGGGCGCCGCGCACATCGCGGTGTCGATGGGCGAGGCGACCGGTCCACTGCCCTTCACCTCCTACATGGCGGCCCCCGCGCTGCTCTCGCGCGAGCCCGAGACCGTGCGGCACTTCACACGCGCCGTCTACCGCACCCAGCACTGGCTCGCCGGGCGCGCCGCCGCCGAGATCGCGAAGGTGGTCGCCCGCGAATACGCCGAGGTGTCGGCGCCCGTGCTGGAGGCCGCCATCGCGCGATATCAGCGTCAGGACACCTGGGCACGCGATCCCTTGCTTCGGCGCTCGGGCTACGACGTCCTGCAGCACATTCTCTCCAGCGGCGGCTTCATCCGGCGCTATCACCGCTACGCCGATCTCGTCGACACCGCCTTCGCGACCAGCGCCATGGACGCCCTGTCGGAGAAGTTGACGAAGTGA
- a CDS encoding inositol oxygenase family protein, protein MASLSPKRFIQDALARRGYEIRAIPPVTPDVPERVAFVKAAGEIQRRHRAQTREQVAALRAKYARPLYGLVNTWDLLEGLAACVDPTDVLLYGASQQLHMLQILAAMEAAHVEDPVLLAAAMLHDVGKLLLLAGEAPEHVVGSRAPIGANEHGGGLDAAWLQWNHGEFAYSRIKDDVDEPVAWLVRYQGMVPERCAPLFDDRDRAYVARYLTAFRHYDQSFKSPFALPPKRLADYRPLAARLLPATLVV, encoded by the coding sequence GTGGCGTCGCTCTCGCCGAAGCGCTTCATCCAGGATGCCCTCGCCCGGCGGGGCTACGAGATCCGCGCGATCCCGCCCGTCACGCCCGACGTCCCCGAGCGCGTCGCCTTCGTCAAGGCGGCCGGCGAGATCCAGCGTCGCCATCGGGCGCAGACCCGCGAGCAGGTCGCGGCCCTCCGGGCCAAGTACGCGCGGCCGCTCTACGGCCTCGTGAACACGTGGGATCTCCTCGAGGGGCTGGCCGCCTGCGTCGATCCCACCGACGTCCTGCTCTACGGCGCGAGCCAGCAGCTCCACATGCTGCAAATCCTGGCGGCGATGGAGGCGGCCCACGTCGAGGACCCCGTGCTCCTCGCCGCCGCCATGCTCCACGACGTGGGCAAGCTCCTGCTCCTCGCCGGCGAAGCGCCGGAGCACGTGGTGGGCTCCCGCGCGCCCATCGGTGCGAACGAGCACGGCGGCGGGCTCGACGCCGCCTGGCTCCAGTGGAATCATGGTGAGTTCGCCTACAGCCGGATCAAGGACGACGTGGACGAGCCGGTGGCCTGGCTGGTTCGCTATCAGGGCATGGTGCCCGAGCGCTGCGCGCCGCTTTTCGACGACCGCGACCGCGCGTACGTGGCGCGCTACCTCACGGCGTTCCGGCACTACGACCAGAGCTTCAAGTCGCCGTTCGCGCTTCCGCCGAAGCGCCTGGCTGACTACCGCCCCCTCGCCGCTCGCCTCCTGCCCGCCACCCTGGTGGTGTGA
- a CDS encoding ABC transporter permease, whose protein sequence is MSERARPTWWRRLLRHPGVLTGAAILLVFVLAAFLADVVSTHNPTRLVPGSRLLPPGAGHVLGTDEFGRDVYSLVLHGSRVSLLVGVTTMLLTTLGGVLVGLLAGFNRRLDTLIMRVMDGMMAFPAILLAIALMAARGPGVWNVIVALSVVYMPRTAILIRSTVLGIRDLDYVQAARALGRRDLAIAFRHILPNCVGPMLVQGSFIFAYAILAEAILGFLGVGVPPYVPSWGNVIASGKNVIREAFWVSLCPGVALTLAGLSLNLLGDGLRDVLDPRLRVQ, encoded by the coding sequence ATGAGTGAGCGCGCGCGGCCGACCTGGTGGCGGCGGCTCCTGCGGCACCCCGGCGTGCTCACGGGCGCGGCCATTCTCCTCGTGTTCGTCCTCGCGGCGTTCCTCGCCGACGTGGTGTCCACGCACAACCCAACGCGCCTGGTACCGGGCAGCCGGCTCCTGCCGCCCGGCGCCGGTCACGTGCTGGGCACGGACGAGTTCGGCCGCGACGTCTACAGCCTCGTCCTCCACGGGAGCCGTGTCTCCCTCCTGGTGGGCGTGACCACGATGCTGCTGACCACGCTGGGCGGAGTGCTGGTGGGGCTGCTCGCCGGGTTCAACCGGCGGCTGGACACGCTCATCATGCGCGTGATGGACGGGATGATGGCCTTTCCCGCCATCCTGCTCGCCATCGCCCTCATGGCGGCGCGCGGCCCGGGCGTGTGGAACGTGATCGTGGCGCTCTCGGTCGTCTACATGCCGCGCACCGCCATCTTGATCCGGAGCACCGTGCTCGGCATCCGCGATCTCGACTACGTGCAGGCCGCCCGCGCCCTGGGCCGGCGCGACCTCGCCATCGCCTTCCGCCACATCCTGCCCAACTGCGTGGGGCCGATGCTGGTGCAGGGGAGCTTCATCTTCGCGTACGCCATCCTGGCCGAGGCCATTTTGGGCTTCCTCGGCGTGGGCGTGCCGCCCTACGTGCCGTCGTGGGGCAACGTGATCGCGAGCGGGAAGAACGTGATCCGCGAGGCCTTCTGGGTGAGCCTGTGCCCCGGGGTGGCCCTCACCCTCGCGGGGCTGTCGCTGAATCTCCTCGGCGACGGGCTCCGCGACGTGCTGGACCCGCGCCTGCGCGTGCAGTAG
- a CDS encoding ABC transporter permease: MTAYIVRRIVAVIPVMAVVVTIVFLLIHLIPGDPVSVMLGPDASPAQIGATRAALGLDRPIHEQLFTFYGRVLRGDLGHSYYLDRPVTRALAERAEPTIVLTLCALLVAMVIGVPSGIVAAAHRGSWWDRGLMLVSLLGVCIPGFWLSLNFIFLFAVRLGWLPAAGYASILSEPRAALTYMVLPAVSLGFNQSALIARIARSCMLDVLGQDYIRTARAKGLHPRAVTYVHAFRNALVPVVAVIGITTAILIGGAVVTEIVFNIPGLGRLVISAILRRDYPVVQGVVLVTAAAYVLINLMVDLLYAFIDPRIRYE; the protein is encoded by the coding sequence GTGACCGCTTACATCGTCCGCCGCATCGTCGCCGTGATCCCCGTCATGGCGGTCGTGGTCACCATCGTCTTCCTCCTGATCCATCTGATTCCCGGCGACCCCGTCAGCGTCATGCTGGGGCCCGACGCGAGCCCCGCGCAGATAGGGGCCACCCGGGCGGCGCTGGGGCTGGACCGGCCCATTCACGAGCAGCTCTTCACGTTCTACGGCCGCGTGCTGCGCGGCGACCTCGGGCACTCGTACTACCTGGATCGGCCGGTGACGCGGGCGCTCGCCGAGCGGGCGGAGCCGACCATCGTGCTCACGCTCTGCGCGTTGCTGGTCGCGATGGTCATCGGCGTGCCTTCGGGCATCGTGGCGGCGGCGCACCGTGGATCCTGGTGGGACCGCGGCCTCATGCTCGTCTCGCTGCTCGGCGTGTGCATCCCCGGCTTCTGGCTGAGCCTCAACTTCATCTTCCTGTTCGCGGTGCGCCTGGGCTGGCTGCCCGCGGCGGGCTACGCCTCGATCCTCAGCGAGCCCCGGGCCGCCCTGACCTACATGGTGCTTCCCGCGGTGTCGCTGGGCTTCAACCAGTCCGCCCTCATCGCGCGCATCGCGCGCTCGTGCATGCTGGACGTGCTGGGGCAGGACTACATCCGCACCGCGCGCGCCAAGGGACTGCACCCCCGGGCCGTGACCTACGTCCATGCCTTCCGCAACGCCCTGGTGCCGGTGGTGGCGGTGATCGGCATCACCACCGCCATCCTCATCGGCGGCGCCGTCGTCACCGAGATCGTGTTCAACATCCCCGGGCTCGGCCGCCTCGTCATCTCCGCCATCCTGCGGCGCGACTATCCCGTCGTGCAGGGGGTGGTCCTCGTCACCGCGGCGGCGTACGTGCTGATCAACTTGATGGTGGACCTCCTCTACGCGTTCATCGACCCGCGGATCCGCTATGAGTGA
- a CDS encoding ABC transporter substrate-binding protein, translated as MRGSAVVRSVFLALAFAAVAGLAAVPADAQVKGGTLRVGNLGEPPSLDAHWTTASITETLTNHIYEGLYSLDKDNKPIPMLAESHTVSKDGLVYTFKLRQGVKFHNGKEMTSEDVVPSLTRWGKQSIYGKALFAQVDTWKAIDKYTVEMKLKEKSAIVLISLAVPNNFGAIYPKEIAEKFEPAVKATEYIGTGPYKLAEWKPDQYIRMVRFDDYKSRNEKPNGYGGGKTAYLDEIRWVPVPEVATRVAQVETGELDFADDLNLDAFDRIKRNPAARPIVAKPYYWLVAVFNKKEGLMTNQKLRQAWQAAIDIEPIMKTVAGGKSEFYRMDNSLVPLEISAWHTKLSGLPWNERNKDKAKKLLQEAGYKKEPIRFMTTQEYKWMYDFALVTKQQLEDVGFNIDLQVVDWATLVKRRNNPKEYDAFTTGIGTAYDPTHSVYLTPSWPGWTSDEDILSIQAELARETDPKKRMALWEKQTRQFYEKVPVIRYGDLFGLRAARNTVKGFNESTERVRFYNVWLEK; from the coding sequence ATGAGGGGTTCGGCCGTCGTGCGCAGCGTGTTCCTCGCTCTCGCCTTTGCCGCCGTCGCCGGCCTCGCCGCCGTTCCCGCGGACGCCCAGGTCAAGGGCGGGACGCTCCGCGTGGGCAATCTCGGCGAGCCGCCGTCGCTGGACGCGCATTGGACCACCGCCAGCATCACCGAGACCCTCACCAACCACATTTACGAGGGGCTCTACAGCCTGGACAAGGACAACAAGCCCATCCCGATGCTCGCGGAGAGCCACACCGTGAGCAAGGACGGCCTCGTCTACACGTTCAAGCTCCGCCAGGGTGTGAAGTTCCACAACGGCAAGGAGATGACGTCGGAGGACGTCGTGCCCTCGCTCACCCGCTGGGGCAAGCAGTCGATCTACGGCAAGGCGCTGTTCGCTCAGGTCGACACGTGGAAGGCGATCGACAAGTACACGGTGGAGATGAAGCTCAAGGAGAAGTCGGCCATCGTGCTCATCTCGCTGGCCGTGCCCAACAACTTCGGCGCCATCTACCCCAAGGAGATCGCGGAGAAGTTCGAGCCGGCGGTGAAAGCCACCGAGTACATCGGCACCGGCCCCTACAAGCTCGCGGAGTGGAAGCCCGACCAGTACATCCGCATGGTTCGCTTCGACGACTACAAGTCGCGTAACGAGAAGCCCAACGGCTACGGCGGGGGGAAGACCGCCTACCTCGACGAGATCCGTTGGGTGCCGGTGCCCGAGGTGGCCACGCGCGTCGCCCAGGTCGAGACGGGCGAGCTCGACTTCGCCGACGATCTGAACCTGGACGCCTTCGATCGCATCAAGCGGAATCCCGCGGCGCGGCCCATCGTGGCCAAGCCCTACTACTGGCTAGTAGCCGTCTTCAACAAGAAGGAAGGCCTGATGACGAATCAGAAGCTGCGTCAGGCCTGGCAGGCGGCGATCGACATCGAGCCGATCATGAAGACGGTGGCGGGCGGGAAGTCGGAGTTCTACAGGATGGACAACAGCCTGGTGCCCCTCGAGATCAGCGCCTGGCACACCAAGCTGTCGGGCCTGCCGTGGAACGAGCGCAACAAGGACAAGGCGAAGAAGCTCCTCCAGGAGGCGGGCTACAAGAAGGAGCCGATCCGCTTCATGACCACGCAGGAGTACAAGTGGATGTACGACTTCGCGCTGGTCACCAAGCAGCAGCTCGAGGACGTGGGCTTCAACATCGACTTGCAGGTGGTGGACTGGGCGACCCTGGTGAAGCGGCGGAACAACCCCAAGGAGTACGACGCCTTCACCACGGGCATCGGCACCGCCTACGACCCCACGCATTCCGTCTACCTCACGCCGAGCTGGCCGGGCTGGACCAGCGACGAGGACATCCTGAGCATCCAGGCGGAGCTGGCGCGGGAGACGGATCCCAAGAAGCGTATGGCGCTCTGGGAGAAGCAGACCCGCCAGTTCTACGAGAAGGTGCCGGTGATCCGCTACGGCGATCTGTTCGGCCTGCGGGCGGCCCGCAACACCGTCAAGGGCTTCAACGAGAGCACCGAGCGGGTCCGCTTCTACAACGTGTGGCTCGAGAAGTAG